One stretch of Acropora muricata isolate sample 2 chromosome 12, ASM3666990v1, whole genome shotgun sequence DNA includes these proteins:
- the LOC136892991 gene encoding synaptotagmin-5-like, with the protein MALGVFSVLCWRRFRNLSFMEQFLDYKQVPNGTEVSETTEVIKQNGHIEEAKETGEEAGTEERETAGKKQKLRPRQFPLSSPPPWIPKPEVNVVSVQPQDSSVKDDDEVPYSSSDEEETIVSTVPREAMTPYDLSDSNLVEQFIPPSEANFLGRVYFSLQFDPARAILAVKLIKGEEFPQYAGDSPNVFLELKLVPAMKREILKTDIHERNANPNLNEVFEFGLPYEVVRKQNLSFTLMYMDKFSHPFPVGELSHYLDHLEMVRGETLGEEIIVCREMQKLQQAKDQPRDLGFGQVLFSLMFMPLTRRLTIVIFKAQHLRKVKEGFPAIYVEVVMINVRKRQRKRKPTSLRTGSLFPVYNEALAFDVADANLEDIRLQVFVKQEMESSPDQVIGRVVLGTNADGPELQHWKEAMTSKKPIAQWHSLREYHYADHSINCVISPTHKSVISKQKIARFFTTSSEDEAD; encoded by the exons ATGGCCTTGGGAGTCTTTTCTGTATTGTGTTGGAGGCGATTTAGGAATCTTTCCTTCATGGAACAGTTTCTTGACTACAAACAAGTCCCTAATGGAACGGAAGTCAGCGAAACGACAGAAGTAATAAAGCAAAATGGTCATATTGAAGAGGCTAAGGAAACAGGCGAGGAAGCTGGAACTGAAGAAAGAG AGactgcagggaaaaaacaaaaacttcggCCTCGTCAGTTTCCGTTGTCCAGTCCTCCTCCCTGGATTCCTAAACCGGAAGTCAACGTAGTGTCTGTTCAGCCTCAGGACTCTTCAGTTAAAGATGACGACGAGGTTCCTTATTCCAGTTCAGATGAAGAAGAAACCATTGTG TCCACAGTTCCTCGGGAAGCCATGACGCCATATGACCTGTCAGACTCAAACCTCGTTGAGCAATTCATTCCTCCAAGTGAAGCTAACTTCCTAGGCCGAGTTTATTTCTCTCTTCAGTTTGATCCAGCCag GGCTATTCTGGCGGTAAAGCTGATCAAAGGCGAGGAGTTCCCACAGTACGCTGGTGACTCGCCGAATGTTTTCCTCGAACTTAAACTCGTGCCAGCAATGAAAAGAGAAATTCTCAAAACAGATATTCATGAAAGGAACGCTAATCCCAACTTAAACGAAGTTTTCGAGTTTGGTTTACCTTATGAGGTtgtaagaaaacaaaatttaagttTCACTCTGATGTACATGGACAAATTTTCTCACCCCTTCCCTGTCGGGGAGTTGTCACACTACCTGGATCATTTAGAAATGGTTAGAGGTGAAACTCTTGGGGAAGAAATAATCGTGTGCAGAGAAATGCAGAAGTTACAACAG GCGAAGGACCAACCACGTGACCTGGGATTCGGTCAAGTGCTGTTCTCACTCATGTTCATGCCACTTACTCGGAGGCTCACAATTGTGATTTTTAAGGCTCAACATTTGAGGAAGGTTAAAGAAGGCTTCCCAG CAATCTACGTCGAGGTGGTGATGATAAATGTCaggaaaaggcaaagaaaaagaaaaccaactTCATTAAGAACAGGAAGTTTGTTCCCAGTTTACAACGAGGCTCTTGCTTTTGATGTTGCCGATGCCAATTTAGAAGATATTCGTCTTCAAGTTTTTGTCAAACAGGAGATGGAGAGCTCTCCCGATCAAGTTATAGGACGAGTTGTACTGGGTACTAACGCAGATGGTCCTGAACTACAACACTGGAAAGAGGCTATGACCTCCAAGAAACCTATCGCACAATGGCACAGTTTGCGGGAATACCATTACGCTGACCACTCGATCAATTGTGTCATATCTCCCACGCACAAATCTGTCATATCGAAGCAAAAAATTGCAAGGTTCTTTACCACTTCTTCAGAAGATGAAGCCGATTAA
- the LOC136892228 gene encoding synaptotagmin-1-like, whose amino-acid sequence MDIIIMIILGITGGVMIATVAASGIYYSYRLKKDKEKEKSSAVVRRSARNESESFLLYQDESLVDFDSIPVQPETRRPIRSPDDVYPPLRVDEQDDYLLSNLDMDFSNISVIPPEDEIERKGCLEFTLHYYQLSSTLTLTLIRLGDLPLRADTSMPPDPLVEFEVKYAHDGKIRSELYQSTCNPHLYESFRFEVPVNDLGNQTLTFKVIDMMKTNIPEPPPPPPPPPPPEEGNKKKKKKEEPPPPPPPPPPPPPPPPTLIGFVTVPLASVAMKKLLADTEITILRDVIMLKPRRSSLEKVDTIGDETIASTTGTFICEEETESAVAGDEEKKDEEKETIEEEGEEKGKEDEEEIVEQDEPDTSQVEKPAVEPIVPKRPSVTFSREVDSEISGPALLISLAYLKSSEKLTVIVMKAKNLRPIGKSKNPDPLVKVYLKMGDKKLKKRSTLVRKHDVPPVWNEAFSFAIPHRILHKIEVLFQMKHISERGKKSLIGKVVIGSTSNDEAVDHWNGMLTSATSVARWHQLEEEHSSAKKTKQKAN is encoded by the exons ATGGACatcattattatgataattCTTGGCATTACCGGAGGCGTCATGATCGCTACAGTAGCTGCTTCTGGTATTTACTACTCTTACCGATTAAAGAAggacaaagaaaaggaaaaatcaAGCGCTGTTGTCAGACGTTCTGCCCGGAATGAATCAGAGTCATTCTTGTTGTATCAAGACGAATCTTTGGTGGATTTTGATAGTATTCCTGTGCAACCAGAAACTAGAAGGCCAATCAG GTCACCTGATGATGTCTACCCACCGCTAAGAGTGGACGAGCAAGATGACTACCTATTAAGCAATCTGGACATGGACTTCAGCAACATTTCGGTTATACCACCG GAGGATGAAATAGAAAGGAAAGGATGCCTAGAATTCACCTTGCACTATTATCAGTTGAG CTCAACGTTGACATTGACATTAATCCGCCTCGGAGATCTTCCTCTTCGTGCGGATACAAGCATGCCACCAGATCCATTGGTTGAGTTTGAAGTTAAATACGCACATGATGGCAAAATAAGATCTGAACTGTATCAATCGACCTGTAATCCACACCTATACGAGAGCTTCCGCTTTGAAGTCCCCGTCAATGATCTTGGCAATCAAACTCTGACATTCAAAGTGATTGAtatgatgaaaacaaatataCCGGAACCACCCCCTCCGCCTCCGCCTCCACCTCCACCGGAAGAAggaaataagaagaaaaagaagaaagaggaaccTCCTCCCCCACCCCCTCCACCACCACCTCcaccacccccaccccccacgCTTATAGGTTTTGTAACGGTTCCCTTGGCCAGTGTCGCTATGAAAAAATTATTAGCTGATACTGAGATAACAATACTTCGTGACGTAATAATGCTGAAACCCAGGCGCAGCTCGTTAGAGAAAGTCGACACTATTGGGGACGAGACTATAGCATCCACCACAGGGACATTTATTTGTGAGGAAGAGACAGAGAGTGCGGTGGCGGGAGATGAAGAGaaaaaagatgaagaaaaagaaaccatcGAAGAAGAGGGGGAGGAGAAGGggaaagaagacgaagaagaaatcGTGGAACAGGATGAGCCAGACACCTCTCAG GTGGAGAAGCCAGCAGTCGAACCAATCGTTCCGAAGCGTCCCTCGGTCACCTTTTCCCGCGAGGTAGACTCGGAAATCTCTGGGCCTGCTTTATTGATTTCACTAGCATACTTGAAGTCGTCTGAAAAACTCACAGTCATAGTTATGAAGGCAAAGAATTTAAGGCCAATAGGCAAAAGCAAAAACCCTG ATCCTCTGGTAAAAGTTTATCTAAAAATGGGCGATAAGAAGCTAAAGAAACGAAGCACACTGGTAAGAAAACACGACGTTCCGCCAGTGTGGAATGAAGCTTTTAGCTTTGCTATTCCACACCGCATTTTACACAAAATTGAAGTTCTATTTCAAATGAAACACATCTCGGAGAGAGGAAAGAAAAGTTTGATAGGCAAAGTTGTGATTGGGTCGACGTCGAACGACGAAGCTGTGGACCACTGGAACGGTATGCTTACGTCTGCAACTTCTGTGGCGAGATGGCATCAACTGGAAGAAGAACATTCCAGTGCgaaaaagacaaagcaaaaagCAAACTGA